One genomic region from Branchiostoma lanceolatum isolate klBraLanc5 chromosome 7, klBraLanc5.hap2, whole genome shotgun sequence encodes:
- the LOC136438207 gene encoding coactosin-like protein, whose translation MPATVMDKDSMREAYQDVRDDSSNTIWATFGYQENNLVHLSSGSEFEEFREQFNDDGRIFGFLRVTAGDELSKRSKFILITWVGENVSPLKRAKAGTDKALVKQVIQSIAKEIMTSDLADIDLDFIMDEVKKAGGANYGTGVRN comes from the exons ATGCCGGCCACGGTGATGGACAAGGACTCCATGAGGGAAGCTTACCAAGATGTTCGTGACGATTCGAGCAATACTATATG GGCCACGTTCGGATACCAGGAGAACAACCTGGTGCACCTGAGCTCAGGATCGGAGTTTGAAGAGTTTAGGGAACAATTCAACG ATGACGGTCGCATTTTCGGTTTCCTCCGTGTGACTGCCGGGGACGAGCTGAGTAAGCGCAGCAAATTCATCCTCATCACGTGGGTGGGAGAAAACGTCAGTCCACTGAAGAGGGCAAAGGCTGGGACAGACAAAGCACTGGTGAAACAAGTCATACAG AGCATTGCTAAAGAGATCATGACCAGTGACCTTGCTGACATCGACCTGGACTTTATCATGGATGAAGTCAAGAAGGCTGGAGGGGCCAACTATGGCACGGGGGTCCGCAATTGA
- the LOC136438209 gene encoding RNA guanine-N7 methyltransferase activating subunit-like gives MADQSELALYETMFQKRFTEEDPGFRTYLQTPAQAPPIVDSWSSRSRRNFHDRSQMGGRNEGWREGGRNEGWREGGRNEGWREGGRNEGWREGDRNEGWREGGRNEGWREGGRNEGWSGGSRDRSRDRREGYYGRNSGGHGHYQGGYDRHQGRDRPYH, from the exons ATGGCTGACCAATCAGAGTTGGCCTTGTATGAGACAATGTTTCAGAAAAG gtttacagAGGAAGACCCAGGTTTCAGGACGTACCTACAGACACCAGCACAAGCACCACCTATAGTGGACTCCTGGTCGTCTCGCTCAAGGAGGAACTTTCACGACAG ATCCCAGATGGGAGGCAGGAATGAAGGATGGAGAGAAGGGGGCAGGAATGAAGGATGGAGAGAAGGGGGCAGGAATGAAGGATGGAGAGAAGGGGGCAGGAATGAAGGATGGAGAGAAGGGGACAGGAATGAAGGATGGAGAGAAGGGGGCAGGAATGAAGGATGGAGAGAAGGGGGCAGGAATGAAGGATGGAGTGGAGGCAGTAGGGACCGCAGTAGGGACCGCAGAGAGGGTTACTATGGTCGTAACTCTGGAGGGCATGGGCATTACCAGGGAGGATATGATAGACACCAAGGCCGAGACAGACCATACCACTGA